Proteins encoded by one window of Mercenaria mercenaria strain notata chromosome 4, MADL_Memer_1, whole genome shotgun sequence:
- the LOC123551809 gene encoding N-acylethanolamine-hydrolyzing acid amidase-like — protein MSDHCLILCYFMLLLMISLSTTSGSPAGTKKPKKYVVNLDIAPEKRWNQVAMDHAEVIKDVHTIVTSVIPDVLFPYIERIAAYIDYYLQNPYAGEMRGFATALNISVGDVVMMNLVYDVSAFCTSIISQDASGQIWHSRNFDYNFTDILRNITIAVDFQSGGETEYSIITFAGYVGAPTGQRPNVFTVTVDERDKGSIIWNLVIGILDKQVSPVSFLVRDALAYDRNFSAAMDRLSYTTTAANAYFIMGGAKQGEGAVITKGRFAPDDVWKLDPASGRWFLVETNYDHWTTPPPRDNRRDRAIKAMTTLGQKNISVRNLFDVMSTPKVLNSRTAYTVVMSAVKPSLMQTWIRL, from the exons ATGTCGGATCATTGTTTGATACTCTGCTATTTTATGCTACTTCTTATGATAAGTCTCTCTACGACAAGTGGGTCGCCGGCGGGCACCAAGAAACCAAAGAAATATGTCGTGAATCTTGATATAGCACCAGAAAAAAGATGGAATCAAGTCGCGATGGATCACGCGGAAGTCATCAAGGATGTTCACACCATTGTAAC GTCCGTAATACCAGACGTCTTGTTTCCTTATATAGAACGTATAGCTGCATACATCGACTACTACCTACAAAATCCCTATGCTGGCGAAATGAGAG GATTTGCTACTGCACTAAATATAAGTGTTGGCGATGTTGTCATGATGAACCTTGTCTATGACGTCTCGGC ATTCTGTACAAGTATTATATCTCAGGACGCTAGTGGCCAAATCTGGCACTCGAGAAACTTTGACTACAATTTCACAGATATTCTAAGGAACATAACGATTGCCGTTGATTTCCAGTCAGGCGGTGAG ACTGAATACAGTATTATAACTTTTGCTGGGTATGTGGGTGCTCCAACAGGACAACGACCAAATGTATTTACCGTTACAGTAGATGAAAGAG ATAAGGGCTCTATCATATGGAACCTCGTCATTGGAATTCTTGACAAACAAGTATCCCCAGTGTCCTTCCTTGTTAGAGAC GCCCTTGCTTATGACAGGAACTTCTCGGCTGCAATGGACCGTCTGTCTTACACCACTACTGCAGCCAATGCTTATTTCATAATGGGCGGGGCAAAACAAGGAGAAGGTGCAGTCATAACAAAGGGACGATTTGCACCCGATGATGTTTGGAAACTGGATCCAGCAAGTGGAAG GTGGTTTCTTGTGGAAACCAATTATGACCATTGGACCACACCACCACCAAGAGATAATAGGAG AGACAGAGCAATCAAAGCGATGACAACGTTAGGACAGAAAAATATATCAGTGAGGAATCTGTTTGATGTAATGTCAACCCCAAAAGTATTAAACTC GCGTACAGCATACACCGTTGTAATGTCCGCTGTAAAACCGTCATTGATGCAGACCTGGATAAGACTATAG